In Mycobacterium sp. Aquia_213, the sequence ACCTCGGCGAGCACGCCGGGCCGCTGGTGCAGGACTGCGTACAGCTGCATGGTGGTATCGGCGTCACCTGGGAACACGACCTGCACTTGTTCCTGCGTCGAATCACCCTGTACCGCAGCCTTTTCGGCACTCCGACCGAGCATCATCAAGCCATCTACCGATACGTCAGGAGCGGGGGGCCGGCCGCATGACCGAGACGGTAGCCGAATTCGCCACCCGGGCACGGGCGTGGCTCGCCGACAATATGCCGCGGGTGGATCCCGACAATCCGCCCCTCGGTGCCCGCGATGATGAACACGCGTGGCAGCGCGCCCGCGAATTGCAACAACTTCTCCACGCCGGTGGATTCGCCGGGATCTGCTTCCCCCGCGAATACGGGGGACTCGGCCTCGACGTTGCCTATCAGCAGGCCTTCGACGCCGAGACCGACGGCTATGAGATGCCGCTGATTCTCAACGTCCCCACCTTCACGATCTGTTGTGCGACTCTGCTGGACGTCGGCACCGAAGACCAGAAGCACCAACATATTTCGGCAGCCTTGCGCGGCGAGGAGGTGTTGGTCCAACTACTTTCCGAGCCGGGGGGCGGATCGGATCTGGCGGGACTGATCACCCGCGCCGAGCATGACGGCCAGGGCTGGATCGTCAACGGCGCCAAGACCTGGAGCACCAGCGCCTTCGCCGCGGACTACGGGCTGCTGCTGGCTCGGACCGACCCGACGGTGCCCAAGCACGATGGGCTCACCATGTTCCTGATGCCGATTCACGCACCGGGCGTGACGCTGCGGCGCATCGAGCAGGTGGACGGTTCCAACGAATTCTGCGAGGAATTCTTCGACGGGCTCCGCCTGGATGACTCCGCGGTCGTCGGTGAGGTCAACAAGGGCTGGGAAGCTGCGGGGCGACTGCTGTTTCACGAACGCCGAGCCGTCGGACAGGGTTCGGAGTTCGCCAGCGGCCGGGGCCGCGAGCGGTCGGAGGATTCCTACTCCGACTACTTCGCCCTCGCCGAGGCGGCAGGCAAGGCGGACGATCCGTTGACACAGGACAAGATTGGCCGGGTACTGGCCCGCAGGATGGTGCGCGACGGCCTCGTCGAACACGTTGCCGCCGCGATGCGCGACGGCACACTACCGCCCGCAGCCGGCTCGATCATCCGGCTCTTCCACTCCGATGTGACCTTCCTACAGGTCGACACCGCCCTCGATATCGTCGGTGCCCTCGGCGTCGTCGACGATGATCACGAATTGCTGAAGGTCGGGGAGCGCTACCTGGCCCGTCAAACCGTCGCGCTGGGCGGCGGCAGTGATGAGATGGCCCGCAACGTGATTGGGGACCGGGTGCTCGGCCTGCCCCGCGAATACGCCGCCGACCGCGGGGTCCCGTTCAACCAGGTGCGGCACAACAAGTCCCGGTAGCAGACGGGTGGCTCGCAGGCTGTTCTGAGTGGGACTTGCGGCCAC encodes:
- a CDS encoding acyl-CoA dehydrogenase family protein, with product MTETVAEFATRARAWLADNMPRVDPDNPPLGARDDEHAWQRARELQQLLHAGGFAGICFPREYGGLGLDVAYQQAFDAETDGYEMPLILNVPTFTICCATLLDVGTEDQKHQHISAALRGEEVLVQLLSEPGGGSDLAGLITRAEHDGQGWIVNGAKTWSTSAFAADYGLLLARTDPTVPKHDGLTMFLMPIHAPGVTLRRIEQVDGSNEFCEEFFDGLRLDDSAVVGEVNKGWEAAGRLLFHERRAVGQGSEFASGRGRERSEDSYSDYFALAEAAGKADDPLTQDKIGRVLARRMVRDGLVEHVAAAMRDGTLPPAAGSIIRLFHSDVTFLQVDTALDIVGALGVVDDDHELLKVGERYLARQTVALGGGSDEMARNVIGDRVLGLPREYAADRGVPFNQVRHNKSR